From the genome of Solanum lycopersicum chromosome 7, SLM_r2.1:
ATTCTACCTTACATAATATGACGATATAACATTCATCTTGTAAAATTTATCGTCAGATCTTAAAGACatcatttttatcatatataacaTCAGGTGCAAGTCATTATTACATTCACCCCGTAGCAATATAACATATGACATCTTTATCAATCTACCTATTACGTTAAATTACTGACCCTAAATACTTTAAACATGATCTGTCTATCAAATTTCATATCCATATACACTTCATGGATCAGTTACGTGAAGCATTATCAGTAAATTATTgatcatttttaataaaattgattaaaatttagtTGTTTTATATCAAGGTGGCTAGCTAATCTTGATGTCACTGTCAATATTGAATATAGAATAGAATAATATCAAGACTAtggtataaaataatttcacaaCTAATTATCCCTATCCCAATTCAAAAATTCCAGCCAAATTTAGATAaatatattctcttttttttcgcGTACACGTAAAGctaattagaaaattaaaaaaatcttattaatttaGCTGATTTAATTTACTATTTGAACTTTCGCTTTCAACTTTTTAAGCAATATTTGATTTTTCACCttgtaacttttttaaaatttaatttattaatttttttttttttctaacaggtatataatttaaattaatctagaaaagctaatatttttatttgatctaATAATTTTGAACGATTCAATAACTTTTTCATtcgttaaatttttttttatctgttAGACTATTTTATTCCATTCTAATTCAGTTCAATATGCTCATTTGACGTCGAGGCAAAACGTAGACACTAAGATATGTAAAAGAGGAGACGTGTCAATCATAGGAACATTGTCATTTTGTTTTCCTCTACCACTTGTCATTTTCCTTctgcaattttcttttttaatcttcttctacatttttttttttaatttgttttcttcgtttttattaattttgcaTCATGACTGGAGGCAAAGAAATCATCGACAAAATTAAGGtacatatacataattaaaattgCTAATCTACCCTGATCTATGTAATTTACTCTTGGATCTTAATTAATTGTAATTAATTCAGCTTATTTTGGTTTTCATTTtgcagaaaaaaataattactaattctttttaagaaaaataataatttacgtTTATTATGGTTTTCCCCTcaaaataacatattcaattAGCCTTCTATTTGTTGTTACAATATATGTTTGAATATATGATGATTAGTATTTAGTGTTGTCCCACAAAAGTTAGTTGTTAACATCAAACAACATATCCAATGTAATAATTGCGGGAAGGTTAGAATGTACGTAGATTTTATCTGACTTTTGTGATATATAGAGTTTGTTTTCGATAAATTTACTTAATCAACAGTTATTTCATAGCAAGTAAACTTAGCTGATGAAGTAAAgtgtcaaaatttaaaattgaagtcTTAGTATAGAGTAGCTGTTTGTGGTTTTAATTtgttaaaggaaaaataagttTACCGAGGCTGATGAAGGTTTTCAATGGCGGAGACAGGATTTTCGTGCAATACGGGATTCATTATCTATTTTGTTGTATTCATAAATAAgaaagttaattttatatatacggTATAATTTTTAGGTGAAGGGGCTCAGATGAACCCTTTCGTCCCTCTAGCTCCGTCATTGATGATGTAAAATGAGTTTAAATGTTTGAGATTGAGGCATAGCAGTTGTTTTTGTTGGTAAAAGAAGGGGACTGAGAAGTTGGCATTAAGAACTTATACCTCTTTTGTCAAGCTATTTATCTTAAgcttttattactattaatgtTAATCTAAGTGGCATtacgtgtatatatatgtatatgattgtTCAATTGTGGTTTGTTTATTCAGTATCTCAGCTTATGTGGAAATTTTGCCACTTTGTGGGATTATACTGGATCAGTTGTTGTTGTATCTCAGCTTCTATGGAAAATTTGCGACTGTGGTGAAGTTTTTTCCAAGTACTATGATGAATTGCCTGATATATACATGTGCGGTGACATGATTTTTTCGTTTGGCAGGAAAAGGTTGGTTTAAGTTCGTCAGATACCGGAAGAGGTAAGAGTAAGATGTCGAAGAACATAACCCATGGGTATCACATGGTTGAGGGAAAATCGCATCACACCATGGAAGATTATGTTTTTGCACAGTTTAAACAAGTTGATGAAAATGAACTTGGTCTATTTGCAATATTTGATGGCCATTTGAGCCACGAGATTCCTGAGTACCTCCGCTCTCATCTATTCAACAATATTCTCAATGAGGTAATGCTTTCGCATTACTATTAAATGCTTGACATGTATTGTGTAGAGTTAGTTTCGGTCTTCAGTTAGTGCCGGTTGTTGTGCTTTCAGTTTCGTGACTCTTTGCTTGAATTCTATGAACTTCCGTCACATTTTCTGTTTCATTTATGTAGCCTAACTTCTGGGCTGAACCGGAGTCTGCAATCAGGAAAGCCTACCGTATAACAGATACAACTATTTTGGATAAGGCTGCTGATTTGGGTAAAGGAGGATCCACTGCTGTTACAGCCATATTGATTAATGGTCAGAAACTAGTTGTTGCTAATGTCGGAGATTCTCGTGCCGTCATTTACAAAAATGGAGTGGCCAAGCAGCTGTCCATCGATCATGAGCCTGGCAGGGAGAGGGAGATCATCGAGGGCAAAGGTGGTTTCGTGTCCAATTTTCCAGGTGTGTAGctataatttgtaatttttgtgAAGAGTCTGAAGGTAATCATGGAAGAAATCAGTCCGTACCAAATGGTATCTTCATTTATGCGTCAATGATAGGAACGAACAAGCCTTAGTACTGTTCAAATGAATTTCGTTTACTAGATCTAAGTTACGTACTACCTTGATCATATGTGGGAATTTGCTTTTGAGTCCAATTTCTCATCGACATTAGGTTAGTTATTCAAATGCAGATGTTGCTTCGACCGTAGTGTCGTTTTAGAGGAGTTCAAGGTGTAGTAGGTTTGCAAATACAGAGTCGAAACCCCCTTCGCCAAAACCAAGAAGTTTTTGCTCATGTCCATTGGGAAATAGTATGTGGAACTTCGTTGAGAACTATGGCCGTCTGCGAATATGTTGTTCTGGGCCAGGTCTTAGTTGATAGACAGAATCGGGGACGAAAGCAGGGGCATGATTGCTGGTGCTTCTATTCTATTGTGCTCGAGTTTTGTGTTTTCTGTTTAAAACAAAGTTCCCCTCTTCTCCTCTATTCAGGTGATGTTCCTCGGGTTGATGGGCAGTTAGCAGTAGCAAGAGCATTTGGCGACAAGAGCTTGAAGATGCATTTAAGTTCAGAGCCAGATGTAGTGGTAGAGCTCATAGATGATGACACAGAGTTTCTCATTTTGGCTAGTGACGGCGTATGGAAGGTTAGCTACTTACATCACCAGAGCGTTAAATATGATTGGATTGTTTGTCGAATATATGATATCCTTTATGTTCTTGTGTGCATGACATAGTTGCTAAGTGTAACCTTTGTACAACTTTTTGCCTGAAATACCAGGTACTGTCGAATCAGGAAGCTGCAGATTGCATTAAAGATATTAAGGATGCGCGATCAGCTGCAAAGCATCTCAATGAACATGCTCTTGCAAGGGGAAGTACCGATGATATATCCTGCGTAGTTGTAAGGTTCCAATAATCTTCTCTCTCTGCACTTGTTAGATGATGAAACGTGTGCTTAGATCGTATAGTTTCTTTGAAATGTAAAATCTGAACTAGTACTTGCTTTTGTCGATGGTTTGGTTGGTCGTGTTACTGTATAAACGTTTTAAAGTTCCAACATCAGGAGCTGTTCGCACACGAACTTCAAATAAACGGAATGTTGTTTGCTAGGATAACCACTAAATCATTATTTGAGTTCTGCTTTCAGTACAAGCATCAATCGAAAGGTCCAACAACGATGCCCCCGAGGGGGCTGACAGAAGAGAGTAAGCATTTCATCCAGAGATGTCAGCAGTGTAGATGGTGTTCCTGCTGGACAAAGTCATGTCCATATGTGGCCTGGCTTCCCCGTTGATCAACCTGCATTGGTTATCTTCCAGCTCAATGGGCAGTGGTGTCTTGCGACGCCGCTTGTTGTGTCCGTCTAAACGCAGGCGACAGCTCTTTTTAGTGCCATCAAATTCTGAGAGCTCATGGAACCTGAATGAGTGGTAATATATCACACGTATTAGAATGTCAGAAGCATAAATAGCCCTGTTTTGTTTGGTTATTAATCTTGGCAGAAGTTATATCAAGATTAGTAACTAATTAGTACTGGAATAGGTTATCGTT
Proteins encoded in this window:
- the DIG3 gene encoding protein phosphatase 2C; the encoded protein is MTGGKEIIDKIKEKVGLSSSDTGRGKSKMSKNITHGYHMVEGKSHHTMEDYVFAQFKQVDENELGLFAIFDGHLSHEIPEYLRSHLFNNILNEPNFWAEPESAIRKAYRITDTTILDKAADLGKGGSTAVTAILINGQKLVVANVGDSRAVIYKNGVAKQLSIDHEPGREREIIEGKGGFVSNFPGDVPRVDGQLAVARAFGDKSLKMHLSSEPDVVVELIDDDTEFLILASDGVWKVLSNQEAADCIKDIKDARSAAKHLNEHALARGSTDDISCVVVRFQ
- the LOC101258473 gene encoding squamosa promoter-binding-like protein 3, which gives rise to MANNDAGEGVVMQVMKHYCQVETCEANLDGAKKYHKRHKVCQVHAKAPIVLLAGLKQRFCQQCSKFHELSEFDGTKKSCRLRLDGHNKRRRKTPLPIELEDNQCRLINGEARPHMDMTLSSRNTIYTADISG